A window from Planctomicrobium piriforme encodes these proteins:
- a CDS encoding FliA/WhiG family RNA polymerase sigma factor, with protein MTTRVKIDIQAVWLEFKKDQANQELRNRLIENYFPLVRFNAERVWAKLPDGVDLNDLISAGVFGLMDAIEAFDMERGVKFETYCVPRIRGAMLDELRTMDWVPRLVRSKASKLEAARKELEAAHGRPPTDIELSEKMQLSIDEFDKLKSEASAVSLVSLNKKWYETDSYKDVREIDVVEDMKGEDPTLGIQKRDVMKLVTKGLNRNERLIIILYYYEELTMKEIGQTLGLSESRVSQMHSSIVARLKDQLHRRRPEFA; from the coding sequence ATGACCACGAGGGTCAAAATCGATATCCAGGCCGTCTGGTTAGAATTCAAAAAAGACCAGGCGAACCAGGAGTTGCGGAATCGTCTGATCGAGAATTATTTCCCACTCGTCCGCTTCAATGCGGAACGGGTGTGGGCGAAGCTCCCTGACGGCGTCGACCTGAACGACCTGATTTCAGCAGGCGTGTTCGGCTTGATGGACGCCATCGAGGCCTTCGATATGGAACGCGGCGTCAAATTCGAGACGTATTGCGTCCCGCGTATTCGCGGGGCCATGCTCGACGAATTGCGGACGATGGACTGGGTTCCCCGTCTTGTTCGCAGCAAGGCGAGCAAGCTCGAAGCAGCCCGTAAAGAACTCGAAGCCGCACATGGCCGTCCGCCCACAGATATTGAACTGTCCGAGAAAATGCAGTTGTCGATCGACGAGTTCGACAAACTGAAATCGGAAGCCAGTGCCGTCAGCCTGGTCAGTCTCAACAAGAAGTGGTACGAGACCGACAGCTATAAAGACGTACGTGAAATCGATGTCGTCGAGGATATGAAGGGGGAAGACCCCACCCTCGGCATCCAGAAGCGCGACGTGATGAAACTCGTCACGAAGGGCCTCAACCGCAACGAACGCCTCATCATCATCCTCTACTATTATGAAGAGCTGACGATGAAGGAAATCGGCCAGACCCTCGGTCTGTCCGAAAGCCGGGTGAGCCAGATGCATTCGAGCATCGTCGCCCGACTCAAAGACCAGTTGCACCGCCGCCGGCCCGAATTCGCCTGA
- a CDS encoding sulfatase-like hydrolase/transferase, producing the protein MRLHLALLLFVLTLFLGGRPLHAADGPPNFLVILCDDLGYGDLHCYGHPTIRTPHLDKLAEEGIRLTACYSASALCSPARAGLLTGRMPTRSGIYTWIAEGNPMHLGQDETTIATVLKQRGYDACHSGKWHLNGLFNSPEQNQPGDHGFDHWFATQNNAIPTHENPRNFVRNGQPVGPLKGYSCQLVADEAINWLKSRTDSSKPFFLNVCFHEPHEQVASPSELVKTYPDIATEQAEYFANVTNMDAAVGRLMTALDELKLSTNTLVVFTSDNGPETLDRYPKATHCWGSAGPLRGMKLHVYDGGIREPGILRWTGKIQPGQVSDVPVSSLDLFPTCCELAGITAPPRKPLDGVSIVPLLNGKKFERPQPLFWHYYGGLGNRQVALRDGDWKLVAWTDQPTSKASGGSLVKGMVPVMKSTRLVGCELYHITDDIGEQKNLADQEPERTKRLFDEAQKLYGEVTAEGPDWYHEMPRVQK; encoded by the coding sequence ATGCGACTGCATTTAGCGCTTCTGTTGTTTGTCCTCACTCTATTTTTGGGAGGACGCCCTCTGCATGCGGCTGACGGCCCGCCCAATTTTCTCGTCATTCTCTGCGATGACCTGGGCTACGGTGACCTGCACTGTTACGGCCACCCGACCATTCGAACTCCCCACCTCGATAAGCTTGCCGAGGAAGGAATCCGGCTCACCGCCTGCTATTCCGCCTCGGCCCTGTGTTCCCCGGCCCGAGCCGGATTGTTGACCGGCCGCATGCCGACCAGATCCGGCATCTATACCTGGATCGCAGAGGGGAACCCGATGCACCTGGGGCAGGATGAAACGACCATCGCCACCGTTCTCAAGCAGCGTGGATACGACGCCTGCCATTCCGGAAAATGGCATCTCAACGGTCTCTTCAACAGCCCCGAGCAGAACCAGCCCGGCGACCACGGCTTCGATCACTGGTTCGCCACGCAGAACAACGCCATCCCCACGCATGAAAACCCCCGCAACTTCGTCCGCAACGGGCAGCCGGTCGGTCCGCTGAAAGGGTACTCGTGCCAGCTCGTCGCCGATGAGGCGATCAACTGGCTGAAATCGCGAACGGATTCGTCCAAGCCGTTCTTCCTGAACGTCTGCTTTCACGAACCGCACGAACAGGTTGCCTCGCCGTCGGAACTGGTCAAAACCTATCCCGATATCGCGACGGAGCAGGCCGAGTATTTTGCCAACGTGACGAACATGGACGCCGCTGTCGGACGATTGATGACCGCGCTCGATGAACTCAAACTGTCGACGAACACGCTGGTTGTCTTCACGTCCGACAATGGCCCTGAAACATTGGATCGCTACCCGAAAGCCACTCATTGCTGGGGCTCGGCCGGCCCGCTGCGGGGGATGAAGCTGCATGTCTACGACGGCGGTATCCGCGAGCCTGGCATTCTTCGGTGGACGGGGAAAATCCAGCCCGGTCAGGTGAGCGACGTGCCGGTTTCGTCTCTCGATCTGTTCCCCACCTGCTGCGAACTGGCCGGCATCACCGCTCCTCCTCGCAAACCGCTCGACGGCGTGAGCATCGTTCCGCTATTGAATGGAAAGAAATTCGAACGCCCGCAACCCCTTTTCTGGCACTACTACGGGGGCCTCGGCAACCGTCAGGTGGCGCTGCGTGACGGAGACTGGAAGCTGGTTGCCTGGACTGACCAACCCACCAGCAAGGCCAGCGGCGGCTCACTGGTGAAGGGGATGGTGCCAGTCATGAAGTCGACCCGTCTCGTCGGCTGCGAGCTGTATCACATTACCGACGACATCGGCGAACAGAAAAACCTCGCCGACCAGGAACCAGAACGCACCAAACGCCTGTTCGATGAGGCCCAGAAACTCTACGGCGAAGTCACCGCCGAAGGCCCCGACTGGTACCACGAAATGCCGCGAGTACAGAAATGA
- a CDS encoding YbeD family protein — protein MNSGLPNIELLESTHNFPCRYTFKAIGESNDHFVGRVLSAVKASLDESMEPSFSTRATTAGRHICVTIEPDVQNAEHVLSIYRELQQVEGLVMLF, from the coding sequence ATGAACAGCGGCCTGCCCAACATCGAACTGCTCGAATCCACGCACAACTTTCCCTGCCGGTACACCTTCAAGGCGATCGGCGAATCGAACGACCATTTTGTCGGACGCGTGCTGTCTGCCGTGAAAGCCAGCCTGGACGAATCGATGGAGCCGTCGTTCTCCACCCGGGCGACCACCGCCGGACGGCACATCTGCGTCACCATCGAACCCGACGTCCAGAACGCCGAACACGTCCTGTCGATCTACCGCGAACTGCAACAGGTCGAAGGCCTGGTGATGTTGTTCTAG
- the leuB gene encoding 3-isopropylmalate dehydrogenase: MNARIVLLPGDGIGPEVTAQGRKVLEKVAKTFGHTFEFSTHAIGGNAIDDFGDPLPEATLTACRNSDAILLGAVGGPKWDDPNAKTRPEAGLLRIRKELGLFANLRPITAQECLIDASPLKREIVQGTDILFVRELTGGIYFGESGLTKNADGSETAFSTATYSTHEIERVVRIAAIAARQRSGHLTMVDKANVLEVSRLWRRVTERLIRAEFPDLKYDVVLVDAMAMHLISRPSTFDVVVTSNLFGDILTDEGSMLPGSMGLLPSASIGSSGPGLYEPIHGSAPDIAGKGVANPLATILAAAMLLRHSLKLESEAKAVETAVDQVLAQGFRTRDIAPKGHPSIGTEEMGQQVLDALKS, from the coding sequence GTGAACGCCCGGATTGTGCTGCTGCCTGGTGATGGAATTGGACCTGAAGTGACCGCCCAGGGCCGCAAGGTGCTGGAAAAGGTCGCCAAGACTTTTGGTCACACGTTTGAGTTCTCGACGCACGCGATCGGCGGAAACGCAATCGACGATTTCGGCGATCCGCTGCCAGAAGCGACGCTGACTGCCTGCCGCAACTCCGACGCCATTCTGCTCGGTGCCGTCGGCGGGCCGAAGTGGGACGATCCGAACGCCAAGACCCGACCGGAGGCAGGACTGCTCAGAATCCGTAAGGAACTCGGGCTGTTCGCGAACTTGCGTCCGATCACCGCGCAGGAATGTCTGATCGATGCCTCGCCGCTAAAGCGGGAAATTGTCCAGGGAACCGACATCCTGTTCGTCCGCGAACTGACCGGCGGCATCTACTTCGGGGAATCCGGACTCACAAAGAATGCTGACGGCAGCGAAACGGCCTTCAGTACGGCAACATATTCGACTCATGAGATCGAACGCGTGGTGCGGATTGCGGCCATCGCAGCTCGCCAGCGGTCCGGCCATTTAACGATGGTCGACAAAGCCAACGTGCTGGAAGTGTCGCGGCTCTGGCGTCGGGTGACCGAGCGGCTGATTCGCGCTGAGTTCCCGGATCTGAAATACGATGTGGTGCTCGTCGACGCCATGGCCATGCACCTGATTTCCCGCCCCTCGACGTTCGATGTCGTGGTGACGAGCAATTTGTTCGGGGACATTTTGACAGACGAAGGCTCGATGCTGCCTGGCTCGATGGGATTGCTTCCCTCGGCCAGCATCGGCAGCAGTGGCCCCGGTTTGTATGAGCCGATTCACGGTTCTGCGCCGGACATTGCCGGGAAGGGTGTCGCCAATCCGCTTGCAACAATTCTGGCTGCGGCGATGTTGCTGCGGCATTCGCTGAAGCTCGAAAGCGAAGCGAAGGCCGTGGAAACGGCTGTCGATCAGGTGCTGGCTCAGGGATTCCGGACGCGCGATATCGCCCCCAAGGGACACCCCTCGATCGGCACGGAAGAAATGGGACAACAGGTCCTCGACGCACTGAAGTCGTAA
- a CDS encoding LCCL domain-containing protein, translated as MSFISQRALVRLSKWTVCFGFLGLVLSAALPDASALELTPYGLIRTPQETDLVEQAQQQRQALVQTLKQLQSAYCRAEMLDEALAVREQIQRLENDVTPPLTTTPITPSGFPSTDPNSVHGEIGKTFFGQASANGRGSVWGSGPYTTDSSLSTAAVHSGWLKENETKMIQFTIVPGADSYSGTDQHGVTTSSWGSYPSGFKIEGAGEISPVLRERTPGDRIVAFVVGRKTGTVWGDGTYTNDSDLATAAVHAGIVNDGQPALVNVEFLPGQDRYGSANRYGIITSEYGNWPGSFRLTPFQVGVTPPAERTVPQ; from the coding sequence ATGTCATTCATCTCGCAACGAGCGTTGGTGCGGCTTTCGAAATGGACCGTCTGCTTTGGCTTCTTGGGATTGGTTCTGAGCGCGGCGCTTCCAGATGCATCCGCTTTAGAATTGACGCCTTATGGCCTGATCCGCACTCCTCAGGAAACGGACCTCGTCGAACAGGCCCAGCAACAGCGGCAGGCGCTGGTGCAGACGCTGAAACAGTTGCAGTCGGCCTACTGCCGGGCAGAAATGCTGGATGAAGCGCTGGCTGTCCGGGAACAGATTCAACGGCTGGAGAATGACGTCACTCCGCCGCTGACGACGACGCCGATCACGCCCTCCGGATTTCCGTCGACCGACCCCAATTCAGTCCATGGAGAGATCGGTAAAACATTCTTCGGCCAGGCTTCGGCCAATGGCCGGGGCTCGGTCTGGGGAAGTGGCCCCTATACCACCGACTCCTCTCTTTCCACGGCCGCCGTTCATTCCGGCTGGTTGAAAGAGAACGAAACCAAAATGATCCAGTTCACGATTGTCCCAGGTGCCGACAGCTATTCCGGCACCGATCAGCACGGAGTCACGACCAGCTCGTGGGGGAGCTATCCGAGCGGCTTCAAGATCGAGGGCGCTGGCGAAATCTCTCCGGTGCTGAGAGAACGAACTCCAGGCGATCGCATTGTTGCCTTTGTGGTCGGGCGAAAGACAGGCACCGTCTGGGGAGACGGCACGTACACGAACGACTCCGACCTGGCGACCGCCGCAGTCCATGCCGGAATTGTCAACGACGGCCAGCCTGCCCTCGTCAACGTGGAATTCCTACCCGGACAGGATCGCTACGGCTCAGCCAATCGGTACGGCATCATCACATCAGAATACGGAAACTGGCCCGGGAGCTTCCGACTGACCCCATTTCAGGTCGGCGTAACACCTCCTGCCGAGAGAACAGTCCCACAGTAG
- a CDS encoding M14 family zinc carboxypeptidase, which yields MNSLPNRSLVPCFLFAIAVILTRPCSSADLQINTDFEGGSARVESVDQANRIVHFVPGGDAERGWPCWWALRIDGAEQGEIITLDLGGSDVPVRNNGKNTGVPLAAVWAMPGRAAYSTDGETWLQTDPGHREGSRIHYQVTATGSTLWLAWGPLFTQRHVDALLADAQKTSPAATSFELARTRDGYVVRGLRITEASSGDVPVVWIQARQHAWESGSSWVARGLVEWLTGGDEDAQWLRRHAEVFVVPIMDVDNVITGNGGKEANPRDHNRDWSDQPTYPEVAAAQSRLLEFAKAGRLALFIDLHNPAANDLQPFFFMVPDEFIGETARENRNAFLRIATARINDPFTLNQPRTTGPRYHPLWRQISDAWVNEHGNPHTVAVCLETSWNTPFSNTPGYRKVGKQLGQTIAEYMRRPE from the coding sequence ATGAACTCCCTTCCAAACCGATCATTGGTTCCCTGTTTCCTGTTCGCAATCGCGGTCATTCTCACGCGACCATGTTCTTCAGCCGACCTGCAAATCAACACTGACTTCGAAGGAGGCTCGGCTCGCGTTGAATCGGTGGATCAGGCCAATCGCATCGTGCATTTCGTCCCCGGCGGTGATGCCGAGCGTGGTTGGCCGTGCTGGTGGGCGCTGCGAATCGATGGTGCTGAACAGGGCGAAATCATCACGCTCGATCTGGGCGGCAGCGACGTGCCGGTTCGGAATAACGGAAAGAATACTGGCGTTCCGCTGGCCGCTGTCTGGGCGATGCCGGGACGGGCGGCGTATTCCACGGACGGCGAAACCTGGCTGCAAACCGATCCAGGTCATCGCGAAGGAAGTCGTATCCATTATCAGGTGACAGCAACTGGAAGTACGTTATGGCTGGCGTGGGGGCCTCTGTTCACTCAGCGACATGTCGATGCACTGTTGGCCGACGCACAAAAGACGTCGCCGGCCGCAACTTCATTTGAACTGGCGCGGACCCGTGATGGGTACGTGGTGCGCGGATTGCGAATCACCGAAGCCTCGTCAGGCGATGTGCCCGTGGTCTGGATTCAGGCACGGCAACATGCCTGGGAAAGCGGTTCGAGTTGGGTCGCCCGCGGGTTGGTGGAATGGCTGACAGGCGGCGACGAAGATGCTCAGTGGTTACGCCGCCATGCGGAAGTCTTCGTTGTCCCCATCATGGATGTGGACAACGTGATCACCGGCAATGGCGGCAAGGAAGCAAATCCCCGTGACCACAATCGCGACTGGAGCGACCAGCCCACTTACCCGGAAGTCGCCGCCGCACAGAGCCGCCTGTTGGAATTCGCCAAAGCAGGCCGACTCGCCCTGTTTATCGATCTGCACAATCCCGCCGCAAATGATCTGCAGCCCTTCTTCTTCATGGTCCCGGATGAATTCATCGGGGAAACAGCGCGGGAGAATCGCAACGCCTTTCTCAGAATTGCAACGGCTCGAATCAACGATCCGTTCACGCTGAATCAGCCTCGCACCACCGGCCCCAGGTACCATCCCCTCTGGCGCCAGATCAGCGACGCCTGGGTGAACGAACACGGAAATCCCCACACCGTCGCCGTCTGCCTGGAAACGTCGTGGAACACTCCGTTCAGCAACACCCCTGGATACCGCAAAGTCGGCAAACAACTCGGCCAGACCATCGCGGAGTATATGCGGAGACCGGAGTGA
- a CDS encoding carbohydrate kinase family protein → MTERTASEVLCVGLIGADYVTAGIPRWPAPGTLIRTQSLTLTVGGCAGNISIDLARLGVPTSILTCIGRDLHGEFLRGELERQGVCCEHLIVSERTHSSSTLVMNIEGEDRRFVHYDGACAELTGCEITDEMLDGCRVLCVAGMGVNAALTGENVAEAFRRARERGITTLLDLVFEKPDIALQMTLAALPYTDVFLPNTDEARQMTGLSDPDEQAEYFLQAGARTVVITLGAEGVLLHSRETGRIRLPAHRVPVIDGTGSGDAFDAGFIYGLLKGASLLECLRYGSALGASCVQSPGGTTGVFDRDQLEEFVKRCPLIEV, encoded by the coding sequence ATGACTGAGCGAACTGCGAGCGAGGTGCTGTGCGTTGGCCTGATCGGGGCGGATTACGTCACGGCCGGCATTCCCAGATGGCCGGCGCCAGGCACGCTCATTCGCACGCAGAGCCTGACGCTGACTGTCGGCGGCTGTGCGGGGAATATCTCAATTGATCTGGCGCGGCTCGGCGTGCCGACGAGTATTCTCACCTGTATTGGCCGCGATCTGCATGGTGAATTTCTACGGGGAGAACTGGAACGGCAAGGAGTCTGCTGCGAACACCTGATTGTGTCGGAGCGAACGCATTCATCCAGCACGCTGGTGATGAACATCGAGGGAGAAGACCGCCGGTTTGTGCATTACGACGGAGCCTGTGCGGAGCTGACTGGCTGCGAGATCACCGATGAAATGCTCGACGGCTGCCGCGTATTGTGCGTGGCAGGCATGGGGGTGAATGCGGCGCTGACAGGCGAGAACGTGGCCGAGGCCTTTCGACGTGCCCGAGAGCGGGGGATCACGACGCTGCTGGATCTCGTGTTCGAGAAGCCGGACATCGCGCTGCAGATGACCCTCGCAGCACTGCCGTACACGGATGTCTTCCTGCCGAATACCGACGAAGCCCGACAGATGACTGGCTTAAGTGATCCGGATGAGCAAGCCGAATACTTTCTGCAGGCCGGAGCGAGAACGGTGGTCATCACGCTGGGAGCAGAGGGCGTGTTGCTCCACAGCCGCGAGACAGGACGAATCCGCCTGCCAGCCCACCGCGTCCCCGTCATCGACGGCACCGGCAGCGGCGACGCCTTCGACGCAGGCTTCATCTACGGGCTGCTGAAAGGGGCGAGTCTGCTGGAATGCCTGAGATACGGTTCCGCACTCGGGGCGAGCTGCGTGCAGTCGCCAGGGGGAACGACGGGAGTGTTTGACCGCGATCAGTTGGAAGAGTTTGTGAAGCGATGTCCGCTTATTGAGGTCTGA
- a CDS encoding TlpA family protein disulfide reductase: MRLLALLVVSVTLTALVVAGCAKTPEPKVTATTPATNPEPQAPAEPASTEQVRLDVMDWETTRALVQHHSGKVVIMDLWATYCPPCMAEFPNLVHLHRTYPGRVACISVSTDYDGLDEKPVEAHRERVMKFLTKQQATFQNILLSTDTETLFAQKVTQQSIPIVFVFDRQGQLQGEFPDPKNPDEFTYRTHIFPLVEKLLAAP; encoded by the coding sequence ATGAGACTGCTTGCCCTGCTGGTTGTGTCCGTCACGCTGACTGCTCTGGTCGTTGCCGGTTGTGCCAAAACGCCGGAACCGAAAGTAACTGCAACGACGCCGGCCACTAACCCGGAGCCTCAAGCTCCTGCGGAACCGGCGTCGACCGAACAGGTGCGGCTCGATGTCATGGACTGGGAAACCACCCGGGCACTGGTGCAGCACCACTCTGGCAAAGTGGTGATCATGGATCTGTGGGCGACGTATTGCCCCCCCTGCATGGCTGAGTTTCCCAATCTGGTCCATCTGCACCGGACGTATCCCGGTCGAGTGGCCTGCATTTCGGTGTCGACCGATTACGACGGTCTCGACGAGAAACCAGTGGAAGCCCATCGCGAACGGGTGATGAAGTTCCTGACGAAGCAGCAAGCCACCTTCCAGAACATTCTGCTCTCCACCGATACGGAAACGCTGTTCGCCCAGAAGGTGACGCAGCAGTCGATTCCAATCGTGTTCGTGTTCGACCGCCAGGGCCAACTGCAGGGGGAGTTCCCCGACCCGAAGAATCCGGACGAGTTCACCTATCGCACACACATCTTCCCGCTGGTGGAAAAGCTGCTGGCCGCACCTTGA
- a CDS encoding 3-keto-disaccharide hydrolase translates to MPFPPSPAVLMQRLRSMLRLSLPVVALCSLLQSVSIAAEEGATPLFNGTSLEAWTQKGGEAKYAVEGEEIVGTSVIGTPNSFLCTNKPYQNFILDLDVKVDPLLNSGIQIRSNSFEEPKTYEFADKAGAKQKVTVPAQRVHGYQVEIDPSPRGWSGGIYDESRRGWLSSPTGENNAAARAAFKNGEWNHYRIEANGPSIKTSINGVPVADLNDGMTDSGFIALQVHGIGNDQAKVGKQVRWKNIMLKELPATPADSGKPQWLTYKGTAGPGLGKKIVLISGDEEYRSEEALPQLAKILSERQGFDCTVLFAVDPETGYVNPNVLTNIPGLEALDTADLMVIFTRFRNLPDAQMQHVDQYLKSGKPVLGIRTATHAFNPPEKSTWAQYANGAHGHHEAWTDGFGRLVLGEKWHTHHGKHKHQSARGMIAPGATEHPILRGVKDGEIWGSTDVYGVRLPLPGDSQALVLGQVVNRAGEYDANDKFYGMRDTDKQADPALNDPMMPIVWLKSYQLPDGQPGKSMTSTIGAAIDMTNTAVRKELVNGVLFLLDMADKIPADGANVEVVGDFNPSAYGFRSKEQWTAEKKTVEDFK, encoded by the coding sequence ATGCCGTTCCCTCCTTCCCCTGCGGTTCTTATGCAGCGACTCCGCTCCATGCTGCGATTGAGTCTTCCTGTTGTGGCCCTGTGTAGCCTGTTGCAAAGCGTGTCCATCGCCGCTGAAGAGGGGGCGACCCCGCTGTTCAACGGCACGTCGCTCGAAGCCTGGACGCAAAAAGGGGGCGAGGCGAAGTACGCGGTCGAGGGTGAAGAAATCGTCGGGACGTCCGTCATCGGAACTCCCAACAGCTTTTTGTGTACCAACAAGCCGTACCAGAACTTCATTCTCGATCTCGATGTGAAGGTCGACCCGTTGTTGAACTCGGGCATTCAGATTCGCTCGAACAGCTTCGAAGAACCGAAGACCTACGAATTCGCCGACAAGGCCGGCGCCAAACAGAAGGTCACCGTGCCGGCCCAGCGGGTCCACGGTTATCAGGTGGAAATTGATCCGAGTCCGCGCGGCTGGTCAGGCGGGATCTATGACGAAAGCCGTCGCGGCTGGCTGTCGAGCCCCACTGGCGAGAACAACGCCGCCGCCAGGGCCGCCTTCAAGAACGGCGAGTGGAATCACTACCGCATCGAAGCGAACGGTCCTTCGATCAAAACGTCCATCAACGGAGTCCCTGTCGCCGACCTCAACGACGGCATGACCGATTCCGGTTTCATCGCCTTGCAGGTGCATGGGATCGGCAACGATCAGGCCAAGGTCGGTAAACAGGTGCGGTGGAAAAACATCATGCTGAAGGAACTGCCCGCGACTCCGGCCGATTCGGGCAAGCCGCAATGGCTGACCTACAAGGGGACCGCCGGACCGGGGCTCGGCAAAAAGATCGTCCTGATCTCCGGTGACGAAGAATACCGTTCGGAAGAAGCCCTGCCGCAACTGGCGAAAATTCTGTCCGAACGCCAGGGCTTCGACTGCACCGTGCTGTTCGCGGTCGATCCCGAGACGGGCTATGTGAATCCCAACGTCCTGACCAACATTCCCGGCCTCGAAGCACTCGATACGGCCGACCTGATGGTGATCTTCACGCGCTTTCGTAATCTGCCCGACGCACAGATGCAGCACGTCGATCAATACCTGAAGTCCGGCAAGCCGGTGCTGGGCATCCGCACGGCCACACATGCATTTAATCCGCCCGAGAAGAGCACCTGGGCGCAATATGCCAACGGTGCTCACGGCCATCACGAAGCCTGGACGGACGGCTTCGGGCGGCTGGTGCTGGGAGAAAAATGGCACACCCATCACGGCAAGCACAAGCACCAGAGTGCCCGCGGCATGATCGCACCGGGCGCCACCGAGCATCCGATTCTACGGGGCGTCAAAGACGGCGAGATCTGGGGTTCGACCGACGTCTATGGGGTCCGTCTCCCCCTCCCCGGCGATTCCCAGGCATTGGTGCTGGGCCAGGTGGTGAACCGCGCCGGCGAGTACGACGCCAACGACAAGTTCTACGGCATGCGCGACACTGATAAACAGGCAGACCCCGCTCTCAACGACCCGATGATGCCCATCGTCTGGCTGAAGTCATACCAGTTGCCGGATGGCCAGCCCGGCAAGTCGATGACCTCGACCATTGGCGCGGCGATCGACATGACGAACACGGCCGTCCGGAAGGAACTCGTGAATGGCGTCTTGTTCCTGCTCGACATGGCCGACAAGATCCCGGCCGATGGAGCAAACGTCGAAGTCGTCGGGGACTTCAACCCCAGCGCCTACGGCTTCCGCAGCAAAGAACAGTGGACCGCCGAGAAGAAGACTGTGGAGGACTTTAAGTAA